In Hahella sp. HNIBRBA332, the genomic window ATTTCCAAATGGGCAGTAAGACTAACGCCAGAGTAAAGGTGTTGAGCCTGATGGCTCTGACGGCGATATTCACCGCAGGATGCAGCGGCGATAACGCCTCCTCCAATGATGCGAACAGCCCCGGCGGCTCAAGTCCTGGCAACGAAAATCCACCAGCGCAGGAAAACACGCCTCCGGTCGCGGCGTTCGCCATGCCGTCTTCCTCCTTACTCGGCGGCGTTGTCGAACTGGACGCTTCCGCCAGCTATGACGCCGACAACGACACGCTGAGCTATCAGTGGGAGCTGATCAAACCGGATACATCCTCTTCGCAGCTCAGCGCGGACAAACAGACAGCGGGATTTACTCCCGATGTGACTGGCGACTATGTCGTCAGGCTGGTGGTGAGCGACGGCGCCAGCCAAACTGTTATTTCGAAAACGGTGCATGTGCTGAAGGCCCCGGACGCATACGCGATCAAGATAGAAAGCGCCTCGGACGCAGCGCAAAGCGATGTCCCTTTTACTTTCGCCTATGTGTTCAAGCCGGGGGAGTTCGCGGCGGATAAGGCGTTTTCGCTGACTTTCAAAGACAGCAGCCAGGTGGTGGATCTACAGACTGACGTCAAAGCCACCCACAGCGACGGCTCGATTCGCCACGCCGTTTTTTCCGGCACGCTGGCCAGCATCGGCCCCAGACAAACACTGACAGGCTCCATGGCGCCGCGAAACGCTGATTCCCGTCCTGCTCCGGTGAGCCTGGACGCACTGCTAAACGGTTCCTGGAATGCGGATTTTACAGTCACCGTGAATGGCGAGGTTTATTCCGCCAACGCCAAAGACCTGCTGCGGCAGTCCGCGACGCAATGGCTGGCCGGACCGGTCGCCAACGAGTGGTACGCCCAGGGGGCCTTGAAAAACAGCGCCAATGAGGAGCATGACCAACTCTCCGCCTTGTTCTATGTCCGCGTGTACGGCGACCTTGAACACATCCGTTTCGGCGTGGTGGCGGAAAACGGGTGGGCCTTTGGCGACCACCCAAGAAACATCACCTATGATTCCGTCATCCGCCAAAACACATTGGAACTGGATCGGCAAACCGGGCTGAATCACCTGCGCCATGCTCGTTGGAGCAAGTTTTTCTGGTCCGATAATGAACCGGCCATTAGCATCTCCCATAACCCGCAATACCTGATCGCCACCGGCGCCGTTCCCAACTTCGACCCCACTCTGATCGAAAATGTCAGCGAGACGAAGCTGGACTGGTATGAACAGCAATGGCGCGACACGCAGGTCACTGTCGCGGTGGACGATAACGGCTATATTGTGCCTGTCGGCAGCGGGGGCCATGAATTCACCTACAACAAAATCGGTCCCATGGGGCTGGGTCTGGCGCATCCGCAAATGCCGACCACCGGCGCCCGACCGGACATCGGTCCGCTGCCTACCTGGGCGGCCATGTATCTGTTGAGCCAGGATCAGCGCGCCAAACTGGCGGCGGTGCAGATGGGCAGTCAGGCTGGCTCATACTCCATACATTATCGCGATCGCCTCACCGGCAAGCCGGTTTCTGTGGATGCCTATCCATACGCCTCCACGATCTGGGATAAAAACCTGACCAAGAACCCGGACACTGGCGAGTTTGAAAATATCGCCCGCTGCGATTCCGATAAGATAAGCGACTGTGTGCTGCCCTATCGCGCTGACGCTTCGCACCAACCGTCCTTGGCTTACGTGCCTTATCTGGTCACTGGGGATCATCTCTATCTGGAGGAGCTGCAATTCTGGGCCAATTACAACTTCATCATGCTCAATCCGCATTACCGTGGATTCAGCGCCGGGTATTTTGAGCGGGCCATGCAGGATCGGGCGCAGGCCTGGTCTATGCGCACCCTGGCGCACGCCGCTTATATCACGCCGGATGCGGACCCGTTCAAGAACTACTTCCACAGCAAATTGCTGGGCAACATCGCCAAGTACAATGAGAAGTACCTCACCGCGCCGCCCAATGGCTATGGAGCGATGATTCCCAATTACTCCTATCCCACCGCTTCACCCTGGATGGATGACTTTTTCACCTGGTCGTTGAGCGCAGTGGTGGACCTGGGCTACGCGGAAGCTGCTGACCTGCTGAAATGGAAAGCGAAATTCCCCATCCAGCGTATGGGATTGGGGACTGATAACGGCGATGACTATTGCTGGATTTTTGCCTCCGCCTACCACTTGCTGGCGGCGCCGGATAAAGACAGCGATATGTTCGCTTCGATTGCAGAGGTGTATCAAAACACCAACGGTCGGGACATCCCCTACGGCGGCGCTTTTGACGATAAAGGGACCGAATGCGGCAGTATCGAACAGGCCGAGGCGCTGGGCTTGCAGCAGGGCGAAATGATCGGCTATTCATCCAGTCCTGCAGGCTTCCCTTCCAACTTGCAGATTGCCCTGGCCGCAGCGGCGGATTCCGGGGCGGACAAAGGGCGGGAAGCCTGGGAGAAATTCATGGCCCGGCCGGTGAAGCCGGACTACTCCGCCGCTCCCAATTACGCCATCGTACCCCGCTATTAGGCGGAGCGATGCGCTTTTCTAAAGGGCGAGAGTCTGCTCCGCCCTTGCTCTATCAAGCCTGACTTCTACGCACTTTGCGCGGCGTCGCCGGCTTGACCTTGGGGCGATAGATATGGGCCTGCGCCGCGTCGTACAGATAAGATTCGTTGAAGTCATCGCTGGCCAGTACATGCCCCACCAGAATCAGCGCCGTGCGGGTGATCTTGGCGGCGCGCACTTTTTCCACAATGTCTTCTAGCGTGCCCAGAATGTGTTGTTGGTCGGGCCAGCCCACCCGATAACATACGGCGACAGGACAGTCTGAACCGTAATGGGGCGTCAGGTCCTCGACAATCTGGTGCAGGCGGGTGACGCCCAGATGTATCGCCAGGGTGGCGCCGTGCTGCGCCAGAGAGACGAGGTTCTCCCGCTCGGGCATGGGCGTCTTG contains:
- a CDS encoding PKD domain-containing protein; the protein is MGSKTNARVKVLSLMALTAIFTAGCSGDNASSNDANSPGGSSPGNENPPAQENTPPVAAFAMPSSSLLGGVVELDASASYDADNDTLSYQWELIKPDTSSSQLSADKQTAGFTPDVTGDYVVRLVVSDGASQTVISKTVHVLKAPDAYAIKIESASDAAQSDVPFTFAYVFKPGEFAADKAFSLTFKDSSQVVDLQTDVKATHSDGSIRHAVFSGTLASIGPRQTLTGSMAPRNADSRPAPVSLDALLNGSWNADFTVTVNGEVYSANAKDLLRQSATQWLAGPVANEWYAQGALKNSANEEHDQLSALFYVRVYGDLEHIRFGVVAENGWAFGDHPRNITYDSVIRQNTLELDRQTGLNHLRHARWSKFFWSDNEPAISISHNPQYLIATGAVPNFDPTLIENVSETKLDWYEQQWRDTQVTVAVDDNGYIVPVGSGGHEFTYNKIGPMGLGLAHPQMPTTGARPDIGPLPTWAAMYLLSQDQRAKLAAVQMGSQAGSYSIHYRDRLTGKPVSVDAYPYASTIWDKNLTKNPDTGEFENIARCDSDKISDCVLPYRADASHQPSLAYVPYLVTGDHLYLEELQFWANYNFIMLNPHYRGFSAGYFERAMQDRAQAWSMRTLAHAAYITPDADPFKNYFHSKLLGNIAKYNEKYLTAPPNGYGAMIPNYSYPTASPWMDDFFTWSLSAVVDLGYAEAADLLKWKAKFPIQRMGLGTDNGDDYCWIFASAYHLLAAPDKDSDMFASIAEVYQNTNGRDIPYGGAFDDKGTECGSIEQAEALGLQQGEMIGYSSSPAGFPSNLQIALAAAADSGADKGREAWEKFMARPVKPDYSAAPNYAIVPRY